In Pseudovibrio brasiliensis, the following are encoded in one genomic region:
- a CDS encoding ferritin-like domain-containing protein has protein sequence MKHPLLELSDSACAALVDACTDRDPKYIDDDLSCVKAIAQAAINVELFTIPLYMTALYSVQGTHQINSKGSKLYESRWWPGSGPAADPDTTNKQVFNKVYSVFIEEMLHLQLASNMATLIGVQPCFTSPALQNKEFGWTCYKHGNTMIPHILDFNNWIDHPVLCSYDPDLMNLKGIQVILRAMNKDQAKLFMAIEETVELAKLNLENSEVPIPDPQPDGDKTRPKYFEPAPFDWFKANMTEADLPLFGSIGHMYLCYWSYFEITYSDGTSLLGRLLGLQRDRFNKPEQTASQYPMIDMNLEELDSLKLKLINNINAITDQGEGGDVVKDIVRVWGFKSWANTLAKGSENPLGCVKEKFQPNKEALIEDYPHYDDQGNQLPTLSGIARARSDAADKDHFELFSEVLQLVQKPDYMTWEKWHNQNHTWTPDMLGTDGAPNVPCTEDIATALNKLKTKRDTHQILSQAAVGTIKGITTVLNSYWNNSDNTEFPSPAMDGSGDRVSICWAVTGKAPDLVTGIASQKEHVLYHACQGMALNGSDTETCASVLAYHSCKGSNECKTQGGCGFVQSASGGGSCGGSVAKGLKSAPADNKCGGFGGCAVPISASQLYPKQDDDCYEMQLYKFGPAPEHNSEPLKQHLPYSEGDAVYDIAWKAYCHAKGLDPEAHKAPKANDLRLAMPPST, from the coding sequence ATGAAACACCCTCTCCTAGAACTGAGCGATAGCGCCTGCGCGGCTCTGGTCGATGCATGCACAGATCGCGACCCAAAGTACATAGATGACGATCTGTCCTGTGTTAAAGCGATAGCTCAAGCAGCTATCAATGTAGAGTTGTTTACAATCCCCCTCTACATGACGGCGCTGTATTCAGTCCAAGGTACACATCAAATCAATAGTAAGGGTAGTAAGCTCTATGAAAGTCGCTGGTGGCCTGGCTCTGGTCCTGCCGCTGACCCTGACACAACAAACAAGCAAGTCTTCAATAAAGTCTACAGCGTGTTTATTGAAGAGATGCTGCACCTTCAACTCGCTTCAAACATGGCAACTTTGATTGGAGTGCAGCCATGCTTCACAAGTCCAGCCTTACAGAACAAAGAGTTTGGATGGACCTGCTATAAGCATGGCAACACCATGATTCCGCACATTTTGGATTTTAATAATTGGATAGATCACCCCGTCTTATGTTCATATGATCCCGACCTAATGAACTTAAAAGGTATACAAGTGATCCTGCGCGCCATGAACAAAGATCAGGCAAAACTGTTCATGGCAATTGAAGAGACCGTTGAACTCGCCAAGCTCAATCTGGAGAATTCTGAAGTTCCCATACCTGATCCTCAGCCCGATGGTGATAAGACCCGACCAAAGTACTTTGAACCTGCACCATTTGATTGGTTCAAAGCCAACATGACGGAAGCAGATCTACCTCTGTTCGGCTCAATTGGGCATATGTACTTATGTTACTGGAGCTACTTTGAAATTACCTACTCAGATGGAACCAGTTTGCTTGGGCGTCTCTTAGGCTTACAGCGAGACCGGTTCAATAAGCCTGAACAAACGGCTTCACAATATCCGATGATTGATATGAACCTGGAAGAGCTCGACAGCCTAAAGCTCAAGCTCATTAACAACATCAATGCAATCACTGATCAGGGTGAAGGCGGGGATGTTGTCAAAGACATTGTGAGGGTTTGGGGCTTTAAGTCATGGGCCAACACACTTGCAAAAGGCTCAGAAAATCCTCTTGGTTGCGTGAAGGAAAAATTCCAGCCTAACAAAGAAGCATTGATTGAAGATTATCCTCATTACGATGATCAGGGCAATCAGCTCCCAACGCTATCAGGTATAGCCCGCGCCAGATCTGATGCAGCGGATAAAGACCACTTCGAACTGTTTTCGGAAGTGCTTCAACTCGTACAAAAGCCTGACTACATGACATGGGAGAAATGGCACAACCAAAACCATACTTGGACACCAGATATGCTTGGTACCGATGGAGCCCCCAACGTGCCATGTACTGAAGACATCGCGACAGCGCTCAATAAGTTAAAAACCAAGCGTGATACCCATCAAATATTAAGCCAAGCTGCGGTTGGGACGATTAAGGGCATCACTACAGTCTTGAACAGCTATTGGAATAATAGCGATAACACCGAATTCCCCTCTCCTGCCATGGATGGGTCTGGCGATCGGGTTTCTATATGCTGGGCTGTTACCGGAAAAGCGCCAGATCTTGTGACAGGTATTGCTTCACAAAAGGAGCACGTTCTTTACCATGCTTGTCAGGGTATGGCCTTAAACGGTTCAGATACCGAGACTTGTGCCAGTGTTTTAGCTTACCATAGCTGCAAAGGTTCAAACGAATGTAAGACTCAGGGTGGGTGCGGGTTTGTCCAAAGTGCCAGCGGTGGAGGTAGCTGTGGGGGTTCCGTTGCCAAAGGTCTAAAGAGCGCACCAGCCGACAATAAATGCGGAGGTTTTGGAGGATGTGCAGTACCAATTTCAGCCTCTCAGCTTTACCCAAAACAAGACGATGATTGCTATGAGATGCAACTCTATAAGTTTGGACCTGCTCCTGAACATAACTCTGAGCCGTTGAAGCAACATCTCCCTTACTCTGAAGGGGATGCCGTTTACGACATAGCATGGAAAGCTTACTGTCATGCGAAAGGGCTCGATCCTGAAGCTCATAAAGCGCCAAAGGCCAATGATTTGCGCCTAGCAATGCCACCAAGCACCTGA
- a CDS encoding metallophosphoesterase family protein, whose amino-acid sequence MMQPIVNYENADLARLKSAAANVVSRMTDHDPRQGVPVAHPMLDGVDAYAHKALAGKAPSVPTTRNANDPEAAAYLAYLMHHKAHAVFSGNKQIEAQMQVQLDDFTFGNPAWQQMFDEYVKYFWTYPGHSGGKLDYRSWRDPEYGGGSYDYGCVSWQLPSDATIALIGDIGTGTDVAAAVLTSALSFKPDAILHVGDVYYSGTEHEFDTYFLGLLNAAFTATGHRPPVYTLPGNHEYFCGAFPYFRCLDEGRLVNHPHQQQQASYFRLTSEDEAWQILGMDTGYHGHYLKVAGDKLDEALGDLHVNPRDAYDPQNPPPMVYVRSDEVDWHRHHLSQFSGRTLLFGHHQLYSGRFTVGVAPDYDGDINRPGVNTALWQAFGPYFDKVAAWFWGHEHNLCIFEDNFRPTGWPLNSSEPDNPLKTLAKGRCIGHSAIPVQEKEMPYAEVNPVPIIPGTQLQLVEQWYNRGFEILKLNGAGQPAHCTYYQVAGADPAPLKIYSEEIR is encoded by the coding sequence ATGATGCAGCCCATTGTCAATTATGAGAATGCGGATCTGGCTCGGTTGAAATCAGCTGCAGCTAATGTTGTTTCAAGAATGACGGATCATGATCCTCGCCAAGGGGTTCCAGTTGCTCACCCGATGCTGGATGGGGTGGATGCATATGCACATAAGGCTTTGGCAGGAAAGGCACCTTCGGTTCCGACCACTCGAAATGCGAATGACCCGGAAGCAGCAGCATATCTTGCATATCTGATGCATCATAAAGCACACGCAGTTTTTAGCGGTAATAAGCAAATTGAAGCGCAGATGCAGGTGCAGCTTGATGATTTCACCTTTGGCAATCCGGCCTGGCAACAGATGTTTGATGAGTATGTCAAATACTTCTGGACCTATCCGGGACACTCAGGCGGCAAGTTAGATTACCGGAGTTGGCGAGATCCTGAGTATGGAGGAGGGAGCTATGATTATGGTTGCGTGAGCTGGCAACTTCCTTCGGATGCCACCATTGCCCTGATTGGTGATATCGGAACAGGAACAGATGTGGCTGCTGCTGTTCTAACTTCTGCACTCTCATTCAAACCAGATGCCATCCTACACGTAGGCGACGTCTATTATTCTGGAACAGAACATGAGTTTGATACCTACTTCCTTGGTCTCCTTAATGCAGCATTTACAGCCACTGGACACCGCCCGCCCGTCTATACGCTTCCAGGCAATCATGAGTACTTTTGTGGTGCATTTCCCTATTTCAGGTGTCTTGATGAAGGCCGGCTCGTAAACCATCCCCATCAGCAACAACAAGCAAGCTATTTCCGTCTCACCAGCGAGGATGAAGCCTGGCAAATCCTTGGCATGGATACTGGGTATCATGGACACTATCTGAAAGTGGCTGGTGACAAGTTGGATGAGGCTCTGGGAGATCTCCACGTTAACCCTCGTGATGCATATGACCCTCAGAACCCACCACCTATGGTGTATGTGCGCTCTGATGAAGTAGATTGGCACCGTCACCACCTCAGCCAGTTCTCTGGCCGTACGCTCTTGTTCGGCCACCATCAGCTTTACTCTGGCCGCTTTACTGTAGGTGTGGCCCCAGACTATGACGGCGACATCAATCGGCCCGGAGTGAACACTGCGCTATGGCAAGCCTTCGGACCATATTTTGATAAGGTTGCAGCATGGTTTTGGGGGCATGAGCATAACCTTTGTATCTTTGAAGATAACTTCAGACCCACTGGCTGGCCTCTCAATAGCTCAGAACCTGACAATCCTTTGAAGACACTCGCAAAGGGGCGCTGCATCGGTCATTCAGCGATTCCGGTACAGGAGAAGGAAATGCCTTATGCAGAAGTGAACCCGGTTCCCATAATACCGGGCACGCAACTCCAGTTGGTTGAGCAGTGGTACAATCGCGGATTTGAGATTTTGAAGTTGAACGGAGCAGGGCAGCCTGCCCACTGCACTTATTATCAAGTCGCCGGCGCTGATCCGGCTCCCCTCAAAATTTACAGCGAAGAGATACGCTAG
- a CDS encoding DUF692 domain-containing protein, whose protein sequence is MSSLTTSEHEAADSAASKLNENTNYLGFGVGLRSQHFPEIMACESLPVDWFEIISENFIDNHGYGRHVLKELRSRCPIVMHGVSLNLGSSDPLNWEYLQKLKELAEFVQPSWISDHLCWTGVFGHNTHDLLPMPLTEESLNHVAERVSRVQEFLGRTILLENPSTYLEFRQNELSEWEFLSLLVKKTDCLLLLDVNNVFVSSFNHGYDPLVYLKNIPHSSIQQVHLAGPTRAGNCLVDTHDQPVPDQVWELYKVLLEKTGPVSTLLEWDANIPGFSEVVAELNKARLIFEGKPYQQLESVDINQVPSAFSSPVVR, encoded by the coding sequence ATGAGTTCATTGACTACATCAGAACACGAGGCCGCAGATTCAGCGGCTTCCAAATTGAACGAAAATACTAACTATTTAGGATTTGGGGTTGGTCTGCGTTCTCAGCACTTCCCTGAGATTATGGCTTGCGAGAGTTTACCTGTCGACTGGTTTGAGATCATAAGTGAAAACTTCATCGACAACCACGGATATGGACGGCATGTTCTCAAGGAACTTCGCAGCCGATGCCCGATCGTGATGCATGGTGTCTCTCTTAATCTGGGTTCATCAGATCCTCTCAATTGGGAGTACCTTCAAAAACTCAAAGAGCTTGCTGAGTTTGTCCAACCGTCATGGATCTCTGATCACCTGTGCTGGACAGGCGTGTTTGGGCACAACACTCATGATCTCCTGCCAATGCCACTAACGGAAGAGAGCCTCAACCATGTCGCTGAAAGGGTATCACGAGTCCAAGAGTTCCTCGGTCGAACAATCCTGCTTGAGAACCCATCCACCTATCTTGAGTTTCGTCAAAATGAACTGAGTGAGTGGGAATTTTTGTCGTTGCTCGTCAAAAAAACAGACTGCCTTTTGTTGCTTGATGTAAACAATGTCTTCGTCTCTTCCTTCAATCATGGCTATGATCCTCTGGTGTATCTGAAGAACATTCCTCACAGCAGCATCCAACAAGTGCATTTAGCTGGTCCTACACGGGCTGGTAACTGTCTGGTGGATACCCATGATCAACCTGTCCCAGATCAAGTCTGGGAGCTTTACAAAGTACTCCTAGAGAAAACCGGCCCTGTCTCCACGCTACTGGAATGGGATGCAAACATCCCGGGCTTTTCTGAGGTTGTCGCTGAGTTGAACAAGGCACGGCTCATTTTTGAAGGAAAGCCTTACCAGCAACTGGAAAGTGTCGACATCAATCAAGTACCTAGTGCATTCTCAAGCCCGGTTGTTCGATAA
- a CDS encoding DNA-binding domain-containing protein, whose translation MKESCLKKDIQLRQLQNWLQEVLINRGDLFQKLLGAQHQTNLTLEETIKETEQFPAIERINIYASGYIMRLVEALKTEYPLLCKFTGEEVFEGFAKAYIVTHPSRYTSLYQLGAKLPEFLEETQPKGANCPDQVALFKIPAELARYERTQAEILLHYGLEEYIYSTSETSIAFLTSIHSELLQASPCLRILKLEYPIRSLAVSLHLNETVITPQRTENWIALTRKDYKIVSLQINDWQAELLEALKSPTPLYRALENVKSANMAEVLLWLPTALDFGLVYYPK comes from the coding sequence ATGAAGGAAAGTTGTCTAAAGAAAGATATCCAACTAAGGCAACTACAAAACTGGCTACAGGAGGTATTGATAAACCGTGGTGACCTCTTTCAAAAACTCTTAGGAGCTCAGCACCAAACAAACCTTACCCTCGAAGAGACCATAAAAGAGACGGAACAGTTTCCTGCAATTGAGCGCATCAACATTTATGCGTCAGGATACATTATGCGCTTGGTCGAAGCGTTAAAGACAGAGTATCCGCTGCTATGTAAGTTCACGGGAGAGGAAGTCTTTGAAGGTTTCGCAAAGGCATACATTGTCACCCACCCTTCGCGTTACACCAGCCTATATCAGTTAGGAGCGAAACTCCCTGAATTTCTTGAGGAAACTCAACCGAAGGGAGCAAACTGCCCTGATCAAGTCGCCCTATTTAAAATCCCAGCTGAGTTGGCGCGATATGAGAGAACGCAGGCCGAGATACTGCTCCATTACGGTCTTGAAGAGTATATTTATTCCACTTCAGAAACGTCCATCGCCTTTCTGACATCAATCCACTCTGAGCTATTACAAGCATCGCCATGCCTAAGAATTCTCAAGCTAGAGTACCCGATCCGTTCACTGGCCGTGTCACTTCATTTGAACGAAACCGTGATAACGCCACAGCGAACTGAGAACTGGATAGCTCTCACGCGAAAAGACTACAAGATCGTTTCGTTGCAAATTAATGATTGGCAGGCTGAGTTGTTGGAAGCTTTGAAGTCTCCAACGCCCCTTTATCGAGCGCTGGAAAATGTTAAATCTGCCAATATGGCTGAAGTTTTGCTTTGGCTTCCAACTGCACTGGATTTTGGATTGGTCTATTACCCAAAATAG
- a CDS encoding phosphatidylserine decarboxylase family protein, producing MPQGQFQSHHEHRPGVIAGFLPRDSKLLGKWLDHISRKSISAYGEQIEQGYSFLEPSVQALAFLLNKDDHLHGLVSEMIEQGWQVHQEEQPKVAYGIKSINNMLCALNYIIKHAPIFDPDLPHSAFPMSGLFVYMMWTPAGNFVFKNKLFNDALRNILDAWCEFLDSPASLSVVVTSKDGWLSEASWKANSLDQFVTKEQIEKDPVHWGYTSFNDFFHRQIITICRPIDGPDNDVVITSANDGTVYRIARNVKLDDDFETKAQNYSLKQMLDDSPLTTRFVGGDVVQTFLSGNDYHRWRAPITGKVVEARVVNGYMFSELYSEGFDPSAGTKSQGYEAMVNTRALIFIESENPAIGCVCVMPIGITEISSISIQVKLGDSVQKGQELGWFSYGGSSMALVFQPKAIKQFTIVNPLSDNNSDNGPFVRVGAQIAISTT from the coding sequence ATGCCACAAGGACAGTTTCAATCTCATCATGAACACAGGCCTGGTGTGATTGCAGGTTTTCTCCCGCGGGACTCAAAGCTTCTGGGGAAGTGGCTGGATCATATCAGTAGAAAATCCATATCAGCGTATGGAGAGCAAATTGAACAAGGCTACTCTTTTTTGGAGCCTTCAGTTCAAGCCCTAGCCTTTTTGCTGAATAAAGACGATCACCTTCATGGTCTTGTAAGCGAGATGATTGAGCAAGGCTGGCAAGTTCACCAAGAAGAACAACCAAAAGTGGCTTATGGAATTAAATCCATCAACAATATGCTATGCGCGCTCAATTACATTATCAAACATGCACCAATCTTTGATCCGGACTTGCCGCATTCAGCATTTCCAATGTCAGGATTGTTTGTCTACATGATGTGGACACCCGCAGGGAACTTTGTCTTTAAAAACAAGCTTTTCAATGATGCCCTGAGAAACATCCTTGATGCCTGGTGTGAGTTTTTAGACTCTCCGGCCTCACTCAGTGTCGTTGTTACCTCAAAGGATGGTTGGCTTTCTGAAGCCTCATGGAAAGCGAACAGCCTGGATCAGTTCGTTACAAAAGAACAGATCGAGAAAGACCCTGTGCATTGGGGATACACGTCGTTTAATGACTTCTTCCATCGTCAAATCATTACGATCTGCCGACCAATTGATGGGCCGGACAATGATGTAGTGATTACATCTGCTAATGATGGCACCGTTTATCGCATTGCACGTAATGTGAAACTGGACGACGATTTTGAGACGAAAGCCCAAAACTATTCTCTCAAGCAAATGCTTGACGACAGCCCTCTCACAACGCGCTTTGTTGGCGGAGATGTCGTTCAAACATTCCTGAGTGGCAACGACTATCACCGGTGGAGAGCTCCCATCACGGGAAAGGTTGTCGAAGCACGAGTCGTTAACGGATACATGTTCTCTGAGCTTTATTCGGAAGGGTTTGATCCATCAGCTGGAACTAAGTCTCAAGGATATGAGGCGATGGTAAACACCAGGGCACTTATCTTTATCGAGAGCGAAAATCCTGCAATCGGTTGCGTATGCGTTATGCCCATTGGGATCACAGAGATCTCATCGATCTCAATTCAGGTCAAACTAGGCGATAGTGTTCAAAAAGGACAAGAACTTGGGTGGTTCAGCTACGGGGGATCCTCAATGGCTCTTGTTTTTCAGCCCAAAGCTATCAAGCAGTTTACGATTGTAAATCCTCTTTCAGATAACAACTCCGACAACGGGCCATTTGTCAGAGTTGGGGCACAAATTGCGATCTCAACTACTTAA